TTGGCAGAGTCCTCACACATATCCTGCTGATTTCCTGGTCTCGCCCCTTTCTCCTGCACTGGAGTTAAGAGAATTCCCGTGGTTTCAGCATTCAACAGATTTGTTTGCGATTTCCCCCACTGCAATGTGATAGCTCCGCCACTCATCTTGCCTCCTTTACCCTTTCACCTTTCCAAAGAGACTGTGTTCCTTTGGATCTCCATGGTCCACTCTTTCATCCCAATCAAACACTCCCCTTTTCACAACATTTTCCATTCAATCACAGGTGACATAACACTTTGTTTTACTTTGATGcttcccaccatccagggacccaaacaTATCTTGTAGGTGAagcagtggttcacttgcacttcttccaaGGTATTGCATTCAGTGCTCACAATGCAGTCACCTCTACATTAGAGAAGCCTATTGCACATTGGATGATCGACTTGTAGAGCACCTCTTTCAGTCTACATGACCAATCCTGAGCTATAAGTTGCCCGTCATTTTAATTGTCCATCGCATTCCCACTCTGACTGaaaacacagagtactggagtaactcagctggtcaggcagcatctctggagaacaaggataggcatcgtttcgggtcAGGGTTCCTTCTTTCTGAAGAAGGAATCCGACCATAAACATTGCCAATTCATGTCTTCCagtctgaagagtcccgacccgaaacgtcgcctattcatgtctaccggactgaagaagagtcccgaccagaTACATTGCATATTAatgccttccagagatgctgcctgacccgctgagttactccagtactttgtgttctacacaaggaTTCTAGTATCTGTTGTTCCTTGTGTTCCCACTCTGATTGTGACCTCTTGCACTGTTCCAATAAAGCTCAGTGTAAGCTTGCGGgacaattccttctcttcatCCTTCTAGAATCGAATCCACCAATTTCACGACTGCCCTCTTTTGCAGATGGCAGGAGAAGAGTCCCGGGCACTGGACGGGAGTCTTGGCAGGCCGTGTGTGGACTTTGACCCAGACCCAGGATCACATCTGGTACCGGACGTATTGCAAAGACGCAGATAACGTCCCCCAAGTGCCAATGGGCCACAGAAAGAGGAAAGGCCCGTCTGCAAGGCCGGTCGGTGTTAAAATGAAAAAGAAGAATATTGCAAAAAGTAGACTTAAAAGTGACGAGGGGGACGTCCACGAAACTGAGAGGGTGTTTCCTGAAGAGAAGAAAGAGCCAATGCAGTGTGCGCGGCAGATAAACGATACCACACCTGAACTATTGAAAGGGGAGTCAGGAACGGCAGACCAAGAGGAGTCCATGATCTTGAGCGACTATTTTCAGTTGCATGTGCGGCTGTCCGACCTATACCCTCACTGGATGCACGTTGACAAACACTTTGAGCGAGTGGCGAAGGATTTCCCTGGTGGGTATATCAATGAAGGATTATCACCATCGTATTTACGGTGTGGGGTTTGCTGAGAGGGGATTGCAGCCTGTACTGACTGCCTGCAGTCTCCATGTAGCCCTGAACTCACCCGGACCAGGTCCAAATGGCCAGTCTTACCGGCTGGGACTGTCGTAAAGCCGAGAACTGCCCAAAGACAAATGGTGCAAGCTTGGACTGGCTCACCATGACGtggctgtgtacagacagcaaaaCCCCCCTCCCAGCTGGTGTACAGAAACACTTTCAAAGTATTAAaagtaaaattaactttaaaaaataaaaaataaattaaaatttagGCCATTTTTAGGTATTTAAGCATTAAAGCAAACACAGGTAATTTAGTGTATAGGTAACATATTGTAACGGGTAACAACATACCCTTATCGTTCTTTCCCAATTAACtgaagtcatagagtcgtacagcatggaaacaaacccatcagcccaacttgcccacaccgaccgacatgcccTACTCCACCAATCCTACCAgtcttcatttggcccatatccctctaaaccctgtctaaatggttcttaaatattgcgatagtatttgcctcaactacctcctccggcagctcattccatacgcccGCCACCCTTCGAGTAAAAAAGTTACacatcgggttcctattaaatcttctcccaccctcaccttcaagctatgtcctctggttctcgattcccctactctgggcaggagactctgtgcatacATAGACGACTGAGTCTAAGTGTCTCATGCTCCACCGTTGGATTCTTTACAGCTGGGAGCTTGTCCACCTGGATCGGGACCTCTGTGTTCATGCCCGAGCCTTGAGCCCACCGGTGATTAAGTGGGCAAATGCCAGCACTTCTGAACTGCTGGCAAAATCAAGGTCCCCGTATCCTGAAGGGTTGGTTCTTTTTCTGCCAGAAGTTCAGATCAGAAATGTATAACTTGTGCACAACATGGCAGGCACTGTCTAGAAGGGGTAGTTGTATATGTCATAGAGCATAgcgacagcccttcggcccaacttgtccatgctgactaagatttcccatgtaagctagtcccatttacctgcgtttGACTCGAAACTGTTCTATCCATATGTCTGTCCAAATAGAACAGAGAACATAAATTaatttggaaggtacacaaaaaagctggagaaactcagcgggtgcagcagcatctatggagcgaaggaaataggcaacgtttcggcccgaaacgttgcctatttccttcgctccatagatgctgctgcacccgctgagtttctccaacttttttgtgtaccttcgattttccagcatctgcagttccttcttaaacaaatatattaatttagGGCATTTGGCAACTTTAATATAATAGTTATGCTCAAAAATCTATGAAAACTATAGAAACTTGCAGTTTATTTTAAATCAGACACTTTCTTCCACTTGCAACTGTAGTGGTTTTAGTCTGGGGTTGTCAGAATCTAGactaagtgctggagcaactcaacgagtcaggcagcatctctggaaaaaaggcacaggtgacgtttcgggtcagaaccctgttTCAGACTCCAACtttgtctagagatgctgcctgaccggctaagtTGCTCCAGGACTTGTgtcgtataaaccagcatctgcagttccttcctacacacatataGAATCTAGGATGGCTGAAGAGTTGAAGATTTGCGTTCCTATTCCGACATATTTCACCCAAGGCGACAGGCATGTCACCATTGTAATATCTCAAACATCCATCTTATTTATGAGGGACGGCACTTTAATGAATTGACTTGTGATTTGGAATTGTGCATTGGTGTTTGTGAGGGACGTGTTAGAATTTAAAACAATGCCGGATCGTTCACCAGCTTTTACTTTCCAGCAAGGTATGTGCTCCCTTAGATACTTTTTGAGATTTGGGAATTGCTCCCATGGTAGGGCTATCCAAGGCAAGAGGGCaaaggttaaaggtgagaggaaCGGGTTTAAGGAGGATTTgaggagttttttttaattacaaagttTGGTTGATATCTAgaatgccagaggaagtaatagaGTCAGATCCAATCACTACATTTAAGACATTAAAATGTGCACTTGAATAGGCAGGGAACAGAAGGATACAGACCTATtgagggcaaatgggattagagtAGTGGGCATGAAGATCAGCATGGATGTGAGGGACAAAGTTCCCTCGTTCTGTGCTGTGCAACTCCAAGAACTCCATGACTAAAGGTTATTAACTATTAACTAAACtaacctgcctgcacatggtctatatccctccattcactgcatattcatgtgcctatctaacagcCTATTAAATTGAGAAATTATTTGCTTGTGATGAAATTAAATAAAGTAGGGGAGTGCGTGGGTTTCCttaggctgctccagttcctcccatatccctaagacgtgcgggtttgtaggttaattggcctctggaaaactgcccctagtgtgtagagaatggatgagaaagtggaatagcatagCATAAATGGGGATAGGTTATCGATAGCTGTCGTGaagtttgtgggccgaagggcctgtttccatgctgtgtctctaaattaaaactaaacatcagtaaCATCATGTCTGCTCTGCCGTTCATTCAGCACAGCTGGTGTTCTACCTGTTTGCCATTTTCCTGCACTGAACCCTAATCCTTTgactcccttaagggcctgtctcacttttacGACTtaattctttcatcccgaccatatttttactcatggacatttttttatcgggctggaaaaaaaagtcccgacttacctgatgccacgaataGCAtagctagcataacgagccgctacgatatatctacgaactcctacggactcgttacgaacattctgcgcgtTTGAATCgggggggaaaactcgggagaattcgtgagagtgggacaggccctttagtatccaAATCAAAATTCTTAAACCAAGGGTATTTTGGGACAGTTTTGTTTCGGATCTGCAGTGAGCAATAGTTTTACCTGTAACTAGGTCCTTGCAACCTTGTTGTTTCAGGTATCCGCATCCTACGTCAAGATCCCACTGAGTGCCTCTTCTCTTTCATCTGTAGCTCCAACAACCACATCTCGCGCATCGCTGGAATGGTGGAACGTCTGTGCCAGACATACGGCGAGAGGCTATGCCAGCTGGATTCCTGCACCTACCACTCCTTCCCCACACTGCAGGCACTGGCAGGTGGGTGGCAAAATGGAAAGGCAGGGGGCTGGGTCaaacttttgtttttttgtttttaaaagatCCAGCGTGGGGaaaaaagccctttggcccacagagtcctcactgaccagggaccacccatgcactagttctatcctacacaatagggataatttacagaagccaattaatctacaaacctgcacgtctttgtaatatgggaggaaaccagagcactcggggagaacgtacaaactccgtaccgacagtacccgtagtcagaatcgaacccaggtctctggtgctgcaaggcagcaactctactgctgcgccaccttgccacccgaACCAGTGTTGGACGCAGTACTGCTGGGTTGTAGAGAGAGGTACATTTTGCTGTGGAGCTAATTCTTCCCTGCTACTCagtgagggtttgtaggtgaaaCATGAATAGGCGGCAAAATGGCACAGTGTAGaactgccgcctcacagcgccagagacccgggttcaatcctgattatgggtgctgtctgtgcagagtttgtaagtttcctcccacatcccaaagacggacaTGTTTGTAGGTTGTCTGGTTTCTGTCAATTGCCCTATTGTGCAGGATGCAAAATTGGGATGAAGtagaactattgtatgggtgATCGTGGTTGGGGTGGACTCTGTGGGACAAAGGTCAAACTTTCAAGCTGTATCTCAACTAAACTTAATGCATGAAGGTGCAGTTAGGAATGGATTGGGACTGGAGGCCGAGCCATTAAGCATTGTGAAATCACATGTCTGTTAATACTTGTAAGTAGAAATTCTTCCTCTACAAACTGCTTCTTTAAATCATTGCCACAAATAAACAACACTGTTTATCCTCACACCCCAACTCATTTACCCACTTATCCCATTTAATCCATTTACCAGCCAATTCAAGTTTGGCTTCACTTTGATGATATGCATGTTGTACAGTTACCTCTGGATGTTGCATTGCCAGATTACCGAGAATCTCTCCTGATTTGGGAATGTACTTCTTTTCCATCATCATCGGTAGATCTAAATCCTGATGTAGTCATCTCGAAAAACATACAACAATTAAAATAAACCAATTAGGATGAGAATATAGTTGgtgtagaacattgaacagtacagcacaggaacaggccattcgccccacaatgcccatgctgaGCATGATGCAGGTTAAACTATTCTCCGCTGCCTGCATATTCGTattcatgtgccaatctaaaagcttcttaaacaccagcaGCGTATCTGCCTCTACCTACATCCGCAGCAGCATTTCCAGGCACtcgtcactctctgtgtaaaagaaaaagTGGCGTtgttaaagtgagagaggaaagatttaaaggggacctgatgagtgacattttcacacagagggtggtgggaatgaACATGGTCGAAGTGGGTACAATTACAGCATTTAAGACATttcaataggtacatggatagaaaaggtttagagggatatggggcaaacacaggcaaatggggctagctcagGTGCATATCTTGGACGggttgagccaaagagcctgtttacatgctgtgacAGAAGGCAGAGAAAGCTcagaaggtcagtgtaggaacagtacagatgctggtttaaatcgaatgtagacacaaaatgctggagtaactctgtggggcaggcagcatctctgaagagaaggaatgggtgacgtttcgggtccctaaacgtcattcattcctccagcattttgtgtctagctcagaaggtcaggcagcgtctgtggagagagaatcagAGTGAAATGTATcagtttaattttagagatagagtgtggaaagagGGCGTTCGACCCacaaagtccacaccgaccagcggtccccgtacactagcactatccgacacacgggacaatttacaatctttaccgaagccaattaacctactaacctgtacatctttggatcttgggaggaaaccggagcacccatagaaaacccacatggtcccagggagaacgtacaaactccgtatagacgacagccgtagtcgagattgaaccggggtctctgttgttgtaaggcagcaactctaccgctgcacgactGTGCCGCCCCATTGTTACTCCCTGCGCAGATCTCACCAGCAATACAACTGAATACTGTAGTGAGATGGTAAAGGAGAAAGCTAGATACATTTGGAGACCAGGTTAGTCCTGGCTGTGACTAGTTTGGGTTTGACAGTGATGTAGTCTTTTccttaaagacatttctcctgttGTGCTTACCCACTTCCACAAGATGGTAGTATCACATCAGCAAACTACTTGCTCAGATGCAGACGAGTTGCATTTGGTTGAGCTTAATTCTGTCGGGATCTAGTTTTGAGGTGTCATGATGATATTTCATGGGTCCATAGGTAAATCAGGACTAGGTGACATTTTtatttgtgtgggtgtgtgcatgcTTTTTCTCATCCTTTAGCCACTTAGACAGAACTAATAATTTTGATTGGAAAAGTATGAAAATCCTTATGTTTGCCTTGTTTCAGATATAGCAGTCTCGGGCTGATCCCTCACTTAAAAAGCCTGTAGGGCTATCTAAAAGAGATTATACAATACTTATGTAATCTGGAAACTAGCAGCTCGCAAATCATAAATGTTTCACTACATTGCAAAAATCaccacatttcaaaagcattTGTGGaataaaacagcatggaaacaggcccttcagcccacttatcCATACTGTGCAAGATGATtttcttgtagaaacaaagaactgcagatgctggttaatacacaaaaggacacaaagtgcaggagtaaatctgcgggtcaggcagcatctctgaagaatatggacaagggtctcaacccgaaacgtcgcctatccatgttgcttgacccggtgagttattccagcgctttgCGTCCTAAGGTGATGTTCTTCATTATTTGAGAGCCAATGGGATGTGTTGAAGTCACATTACAATTTGATTTTTAAATCCCATCATAAACCGGACTAACATCaaatttctctggagcatcagagctgAGAAGACCTGATGGATGTATGTAAAataatgagagacatagatagagtggatagtCTGaacattttcccagggtagaaatgtcaaagactggaggataTAGCTTTCGGGGTGAGaaggccaaagtttaaaggagatgtgtgaggcaattgatgttttacacagagagtggtgcgaaCCTTGAACATCACATGTggtgcagatatgacagtggcatttaagaggctttaagataggcacacggatatggatcacatgcagacagagatgattagtttaacctggcatcaggtTCGACATGAACATtgtgaccaaatggcctgttcttgcAAAAGACAGTGATAGAAGCTGTTTGGTTTCAAACCAGATGGTTGAGGTATCTGCTTTAGATTTTTAAAAGTCCCAATTTAGGCAAGGTTTTATTAGATTGAAAATTTGCCcgtattatatattttttcaaaaaggGCCAGACACAAATATGTTGGGGTTATTTAAACAACACAATATGGCACGAGAAAATTCAAGGTAATCAGTCCACACGGTTTGATAAAGATGAATCGTATTTGAACAAATTCATTGGAGTTCTTTGAAGAAAGTTATTTGGGGCTAAAGGAGAGAAAGTGAACGAACCATGCTTATCAGTCCATAGTTTCTTTGATAAGCGTCACATCAAAGGTTATGATGGAAACTAAAAGCTTATAGTAGATAGCAGATTGGCTTGGGTACAAACTGGAAATGGAGTGCCGGCATAAATGGATCTTTCAGATGGTTTGGAACAGTTTAAAGATGCAGGGAGATTAGGTATCCAAATGCATGAATTGCAAGGGCTGGGACGAGGGAGAGAAAACCATGGGATGATAATTAGGATGGAGACCTGGAGGAGGAAAATGGGATGGATGGGAGAAGGAAGTTCcatatagagacacaaggaactgcagatgttggaatattggaataactcagcgggtctggctgcatctctgaaggacattaatatgcaatgttttgggtcgggatgtgGGGTCAGGTTGGAGATATGAAGAGGTTCAGGACATTGACAGTGGTGGGGATAATGATTAGGGTCTGGATTGTATTTGAGgcattggggagggagggaaaatCAAAGAGAATTAGACTAATGGTCAATGGGGCGAATGGGAGAGGTAGGGTCTGTGTGGAGCTGAGGTGGGTGGATGTGTGGACAGATAGATGtctgaaggagatggggagggtcactggaggaatgggtgatggagaCGGAGTTGAGATGGAAGATAGGGAACAATGGCAGAATGGGAATGCGAAAGGTGTTTAGCATCAAGTTGGTGGGAATGGAAGTATAGACCAACAAGGATGGGAACTATAGAGAGGCAACAGTTGTGTTTATTGTAAttatgagatacagcatggaaacatgaccccccccccccccccccctcccccacgttgacaatcacccattcacactagttctatgttatcccactttctcacccatacCCTAtgtattaggggcaatttacagggccaattaacctacaatcccgcacatctttgggatgtgtgaggaaaccggagcactcggaggaaaaccctacgcagtcacagggagaacgtgcaaactccacacacacagcactcgaggtcgggtaacatgcaggttcaggaacagcttcttccctgcagccatcgggggcaattaaacactacaacctccaaataagctctgaactacatggacTTGGGGGCATTTATctttttgcactgttattgtttgacatatgacaatcaaacactcttgactcttgtggtCATAGGAAATGATGTAGAAAAGCGGTTGCGAGAACTGGGATTTGGATACAGAGCAAAGTTCATCAGCCAGACCGCCAAGATGATACTGGAGAAGCATGGTCCTGCTTGGCTGGATTCCCTTCGGGAGACAGCATATGAGGAAGCAAAGCGTGCCCTGTGCACGTTATCTGGCGTGGGGGCAAAGGTCGGCAAATCTCTTCCGAATGGCTCAGTCATTGGTCTGGTTGATTTGCCTGATATTGTTCCTGAATggaggggaaattatttaattcTAATTGCTTTTAGTTTCTTGATGCTCGGACTGACACCGTTTTAACTAATAGACACAGACCGTTAACATCTTCTTTTACCTCTTGGAGCTCACTATGATGACAGACAATAGTTCatgagtcataggagcagaattaggccattcggcagtctactccatcattcaatcatggctgatttatctttctctctcaaacccattctcctgccttttccccataaccttagTCCTCCCTAGTAATAAAGATCCTGTCATTCTCTCACatttcgggtttcgacccgaaacgttgcctatttcctttgctccatagatgctgccgcacccgctgagtttctccagcattttgtctaccttcaatctcTTACAACAgccgtctttggcaatgaattccacggatccatcatcctctgattaaagaaattcctcctcatctcctttctaaggtaCTTCTTAGCATTTGGAAGTTTTGGATTAAAGCTCTCCCATCACACTTGTCTTTAATATTATGCCAAATATCTATTAAAGTCACTGTAGAGTCAGATTTTGCTTGtctttttaaatcttccctaaatgtatctcctattattTTCTACCTTTCAGTTGACTCCTCCGCTAGTGTTATCATTTAACTTTCGCACCCTACAGCCCATCACAGAGCTTATTCTTCTTGCCCCCTTATCCACAACTTGAAATGTGTTTACATATCTCATTTTACCTTTTCCTGATGAAACCTTGATGTTAATTCTGTATTCCTACTGTGTTTCTCCAACAGTCCTTTTGTTTCTTGATGATATCGTGCGCAatgttctagtttagtttagagatagcgtgtggaaacgggcccttcggctaaccgagttcgcgccaaccagcgatccccggcacactagcactatcctacgcattagtgacaatttacaagtttaccaaagcaaattaacctacaaacctgtacatctttggaatgtgggaggaaaccagagcacctggggaaaactcacacgggtcacggggagaacgtgcaaacttcatccagacagcacccgtagtcaggatcgaacctgggtccctggcattggaaggcagcaactccacctctgcacCATCTGGACAAGGAGTAGAAACCAAATTTCCACAACCTATCTTTTAACGGGCGAGTTTGAGGAAACATTCTTGCCCTGTGCTTTCTGACCCTCTCATCTCCGGTTCCAGGTGGCTGACTGCGTTTGTTTGATGTCTCTGGATAAGACAGGTGTGATTCCAGTGGACACACACGTCTGGCAGATTACAAAGCGCGATTACATCTCCCACCTGGGGGCAGGTCAGAAGAGTCTCACTGACAAAGTGTATCGAGAAATCGGTAAGAAAAAGCTCAGCCCAGCATTCTCATGTAACGATTTAAACATCAGTGAATAGATAACCAGTTACCACaaacgcctgacccgctgagttactccagcactttgtgtctatgtgtaggaatgaactgcagttgctggtttaaatcgaagatagacacaaaatgctggagtaactcgggcagcatctctggagagaaggaatcggtgacatttcgggtcgagacccttcagattcttcagtctgaagaagggtcttgacccgatatgtcacccattccttctctccagagacgctgcctgtcccgctgacttactccagcattttgtgtttactttgtgtctatcttcggtgtaaaccagttccttcctacacaccacatCTGCATACTGAAGTAGAAAACAGGTTTTTGCTTAGACATTCGGAACAACAGCACAAAACCCACTGTATATCAGTGTCAGGATCATGTACCCTTTCAGAAGCAGGGTAGGAAATGCTATCATCGATGTAGAATATATTTACTGACCAGCAATGAATTTGACACCATGAAGGAGCCTAATGGGATGTACGAGAATGTAAACTGCTTTCTGTATTCTTATTACAGGTGATTTTTATCGCAGACTGTGGGGTCCTTTTGCTGGTTGGGCACACTCTGTAAGTAACGGACATATAGTATTCTCAAAGGACTATAAGAAACACTACAtaagaaaggaaaagggaggtACAGTGGCTcagttggtagagccgctgcctcaaagcaccagagacccagctttgatcctgacctcgggtgctggttACACATTGTCCCTATGCCGTGTGGGTTTGCTCCTGGTGCAACACTTTCCCCCCACAGTCCAATGacggcgggtttgtagattaatcggcctgtgtacattttttatttgagtgtgtaaggagtggacgagaatgtgggataatgtagatgactggtggtcagcgtggactcggtgggtcagtcTCTAATCTAGACAAAGGGACAATATGAAGAACCTAGATAACAGAAATTACATTGCCTAGATCTTATCCACGAAAGGCATTCGGACAGCTACATAGAGAAGacgggttttgagggatatggggcaaatgtaggcaaatgggacttgcgcAGTGTGCCGTCtgggttggtgtggacaagtGGGTGGAACCTGTATAAATCCAGAGGAAAtctatgcagtcacagagagaacgtgcaaactccacgctgatAGGAcgggaggtcagggttgaacccggggctTTAGTGCTGTAAGGAGGCAGCTTTAGATgactttcatagagtcatacagcttcagccaagttgcccacaccgaccaacatgccccatctacactagtcccacctgcccgcgtttggcccatatccctctaaacccatcctatccatgtacctgtcaaaacgtttcttaaatgttgcgatagttctTGCCTCAGCTATCTCcctcggcagctcgttccatatacccaccactctttgtctaAAAATAGTGGTATGAAGTGATCTGTTTCCATGAACTATCTGTCTAATCTATGCACATGTGATTGATAGGCACAGCTGAAACACTGGGGAGAGATGATGCCACAGAAGTTGAGGAATGTGCTGTAATTGAGGGGTTTAGATAGAGTATTGAAATTGGAAGAATTATAAATGTGTTTTGCACAAAAAGAATTTGCCTGGGATGAATCTGCTGTGTAATTTGTGACAATTTACATGCACACTGGGTTCATCCGTTGGTGCAAGATTAAAGGGTAGGATTTGTAACAATTTCCTGGCAGCAAACTAAGTGTGGCTTGGAGAGTTGAGTATTGACAGCTTCCTGTCAGTACGCGGTGTGCTTCCTGTCGGTACGCGGTGTGCTTCCTGTCGGTACGCGGTGTGCTTCCTGTCGGTACGCGGTGTGCTTCCTGTCGGTACGCGGTGTGCTTCCTGTCGGTACGCGGTGTGCTTCCTGTCGGTACGCGGTGTGCTTCCTGTCGGTACGCGGTGTGCTTCCTGTCGGTACGCGGTGTGCTTCCTGTCGGTACGCGGTGTGCTTCCTGTCGGTACGCGGTGTGCTTCCTGTCGGTACGCGGTGTGCTTCCTGTCGGTACGCGGTGTGCTTCCTGTCGGTACGCGGTGTGCTTCCTG
The sequence above is a segment of the Amblyraja radiata isolate CabotCenter1 chromosome 18, sAmbRad1.1.pri, whole genome shotgun sequence genome. Coding sequences within it:
- the ogg1 gene encoding N-glycosylase/DNA lyase isoform X2, encoding MQIHSILSECPTLWRSIPCIQPELRLDIVLSCGQSFRWQEKSPGHWTGVLAGRVWTLTQTQDHIWYRTYCKDADNVPQVPMGHRKRKGPSARPVGVKMKKKNIAKSRLKSDEGDVHETERVFPEEKKEPMQCARQINDTTPELLKGESGTADQEESMILSDYFQLHVRLSDLYPHWMHVDKHFERVAKDFPGIRILRQDPTECLFSFICSSNNHISRIAGMVERLCQTYGERLCQLDSCTYHSFPTLQALAGNDVEKRLRELGFGYRAKFISQTAKMILEKHGPAWLDSLRETAYEEAKRALCTLSGVGAKVADCVCLMSLDKTGVIPVDTHVWQITKRDYISHLGAGQKSLTDKVYREIGSVFSRLEEVPSVQVQARTAAGQ
- the ogg1 gene encoding N-glycosylase/DNA lyase isoform X1, producing MQIHSILSECPTLWRSIPCIQPELRLDIVLSCGQSFRWQEKSPGHWTGVLAGRVWTLTQTQDHIWYRTYCKDADNVPQVPMGHRKRKGPSARPVGVKMKKKNIAKSRLKSDEGDVHETERVFPEEKKEPMQCARQINDTTPELLKGESGTADQEESMILSDYFQLHVRLSDLYPHWMHVDKHFERVAKDFPGIRILRQDPTECLFSFICSSNNHISRIAGMVERLCQTYGERLCQLDSCTYHSFPTLQALAGNDVEKRLRELGFGYRAKFISQTAKMILEKHGPAWLDSLRETAYEEAKRALCTLSGVGAKVADCVCLMSLDKTGVIPVDTHVWQITKRDYISHLGAGQKSLTDKVYREIGDFYRRLWGPFAGWAHSVLFSADLKKFQAYKSKQEQQQGNKPKR
- the ogg1 gene encoding N-glycosylase/DNA lyase isoform X3 encodes the protein MQIHSILSECPTLWRSIPCIQPELRLDIVLSCGQSFRWQEKSPGHWTGVLAGRVWTLTQTQDHIWYRTYCKDADNVPQVPMGHRKRKGPSARPVGVKMKKKNIAKSRLKSDEGDVHETERVFPEEKKEPMQCARQINDTTPELLKGESGTADQEESMILSDYFQLHVRLSDLYPHWMHVDKHFERVAKDFPGIRILRQDPTECLFSFICSSNNHISRIAGMVERLCQTYGERLCQLDSCTYHSFPTLQALAGNDVEKRLRELGFGYRAKFISQTAKMILEKHGPAWLDSLRETAYEEAKRALCTLSGVGAKVLFSADLKKFQAYKSKQEQQQGNKPKR